CTATTTCTCTCTTTCGCTTTTTCTGTAGGTCCTCCTTTCAGTGTCCCAATGAGTTCATACTTGCAAGTGTCTTGCGTGCTTGTGTCCAGTTGCGCATGCTCAATTTTGCTTGCCAAGTTCACAATCTCATTGCAAAGACTGGTTTTTCTGTTGATATTTATGTGGGTACTTCATTGATAAATGCATATGCAAAGGCTGGGAGCATGGATGAGGCAATGTTAATATTTAAGGAGCTCCCAGTGAGAAATTCTGTAACCTGGACGGCAGTCATCACAGGATACTCCCAGATAGGAAGAAGTTGGGTGTCATTAGAGTTATTTGATGAAATGAGGAAGTACAGAATTCAACCTGACAGATTTGTTCTTTCAAGTGTCATTAGTGCTTGCTCCGATGTAGATTTTCTCAAAGGTGGAAGGCAAATTCATGGCTACCTATATAGGAGTGGGGCCGAGATGGACATTTCAATTAACAATGTTCTCATTGACCTCTATTGCAAATGTTGCAGAATACAAATTGCACGAAGACAATTTGACTCAATGAATGACAGAAATCTTGTCTCTTGGACCACAATGATTGCAGGGTATATGCAAAATTCATTGGATTCTAGTGCAATCAATCTGTTTTCAGAAATGACTCAACTTGGATGGAAGGCTGATGGGTTTGCTTGCACAAGTGTTCTCAATTCTTCTGGGTCTTTGGTTGCCTTACATCAAGGGAAGCAAGTGCATGGGTATGTAATCAAGGCTAATTTGGACTGTGATGAGTATGTTAAGAATGGACTTCTTGATATGTATGCCAAATGCAATTCACTGGACTATGCAAGAAATGTTTTTGATTGCATGACTGAATATAATGTGATCTCTTATAATGCGATGATTGAAGGATATGCTAGACATGAGAAGCTTGTCGAGGCAGTTACTCTATTCAATAGGATGAGATCAAGATCAGTGAATCCAAGTCTTTTGACATTTGTGAGCCTCCTCGGTGTATCAGCTTCACTTTTGGCTGTAGACTTGAGCAAACAAATTCATGGCCTTATGATCAAAGATGGAACAGCACTGGACTTATTTGCAGGTAGTGCCCTAGTTGATGTTTACTCCAAATGCTCATTTGTGGATGATGCAAGAGCTGTTTTTGAAAAGATGGAGGATAGGGATCTTGTGGTGTGGAATGCCATGATTTATGGATACACTCAGAATGGGCAAGGGGAAGAGGCTCTCAAGCTCTTCCACCAACTCCAAGTTTCTGGTTTGATACCGACGGAGTATACTTTTGTTGCTCTCATCATTGTTGCTAGTAATCTTGCTAGTCTGTTCCATGGGTTACAATATCATACCATGATCATTAAGACAGGAGTTGACTTTGATCCTCATGTTTTGAATGCCTTGATTGATATGTATGCAAAATGTGGTTGCATCAATGAGGCCTGGACATTATTTGCTTCCACTCCTGGGAGAGATGTCGTGTGTTGGAACTCAATGATATCAAGATACGCCCAACATGGACATGCAAATGATGCCCTAAAACTTTTCCAGATGATGATACAAGAGGAAATCAAACCAAACTATGTAACATTTGTCGGCGTGCTATCGGCATGTGTCCATGCAGGTCTTGTTGAGGAAGGATTGCGTCATTTTCATTCTATGGAAGACATATATGGGATTGTACCAGGGAACGAACATTATGCTTCGGTGGTTAGTCTTTTGGGAAAAGCGGGGAAAGTGCACGAAGCAagagaatttatcaagaaaatgCCAATTGAACCAGCTGCAGTTATTTGGAGGAGCTTACTCAGCGCATGCCAAGTATTTGGTGATGTAGAATTAGCGAAGTATGCGGCCGAAATGGCAATATCAGCTAATCCCAAACACAGTGGACCTTACGTGTTACTGTCAAATATTTTTGCTTCTAAGGGAATGTGGACTGATGTAGAGGAAGTTAGGAAGGAAATGGAACATTGTTTAACAACAAAGGAACCTGGATACAGTTGGATTGAAGTGATGAAGGAGATTCACGTTTTCATTGCGAGAGGTAGAGAACATAAGCAAGCGGATCTGATCTACTCCATACTCGATGGGCTAACAAAACTCATTAATGATGTTGGATATGCCTCTGATATTACCCTACTGTCGACCTATGATTGATTGAGAAATACCAAAGACAATTATACATCATGTGGTGAAAATGATACTATAACTTTGTTGAGATGTTTACCACACTGCCTGTTTTACAAGAAAATTTCACTCTTCCTGTCGTTTTGCTGCAACAAAGCTGAGTAAATAACAGAGGTAGAACATTCCGTGACGGGAGAGGTTTCTAAATGCCTATTTCAGCGAATGAATTTTCTTTTCCCAATCATAGTGAATTATTATCTTCTTTACCCTGATCAATGAGTATTTGAGTTACATTTAGAACTGAAACATTCCTTCTTTGCATTTCAGGTCTTGTATTGGATATTCATGAATTACCTGAAGACCTTGCTGCCAATTTCCTGTCCAAGCTATTCTGTCAGATCGACAAGGCCTTTTGTTGTCAGATAGATTGCACTTGGATACATGTGAAGAAGCCTCTTTTCGCTTACTCTCCAAAACTATCTTAATAGGTCTTGCTTTTCTGTGTAATTTTACTTCGTCTTCTCCAATTCCAGGGCTCTGATCTCTGTCCATTGTGGAAGCTGTGTCAACTTCTTGACCATGTAAGGGAGCCTACTTATCAAGTAAGGGAGCCTACTTAACACTCCATTTACCTTAATCTTAGCTACTAGCATTTATCATGCATGGCTGAACTCTTTTTTATCCCTTTCCTTCGGTACAAAGCAGTATAAGCAGCATGTATCGATGCCAGTTCTCCATGGAACATGCTGAGGTCAGAACACCCTCGGTTCTCTTTTTTTGGCCATCCAATTCAGTCAAATTTTATTCAGGTTGTAGATGATTAGTTAATAAAGTGCAGTCATTAACTGCCAGAACTCCTTCACACCCTATCAGATGATAAATTGATGTGcatgaattatatatatttttagacaTTATTTGACGTGTATCTATTTGTATTTTATGagtataatttatgtttattgtatcatatttcgttATTATGTCATATTTCTATTCCTTTTatttggagatctactcttttcttattttcatttaCAGAATGTGTTTTGGAGCTAACATGAAGTGAAAACGCACATAGAAGCAACTTTGAAAGAACGTAAAAGGGGccgtgccaaaaggcacgacTATGTGCTCCTCTAGAAAGAACCACAGGCAGGTCGTGCCCTAGACGCATGGGCATGCCTAGTTTCTAGAGCAAAATAGGGATAGGTCGTGCCCATTTCCAGAAGCATTCAAGGTCGGATGTGTCAACCGGCCCGATAGTGCCTTCCCTTCGAGAAGGACACGGCCCGACCATGCCCCCCACTTTCTAGGTAACCATATGGCCCGACCGTGCCAAGGGACATAACCATGTCTGTCACGCCCTAAGGGAGTCCCTGCCCGAAAAATGGGTAGCATCTTTCTCCTTATCACAACATATGAAACCTAGATATATAGTCACATAGTTGTACAAGTATAATAAATTACAACCCACATGACTATATAAAACACAACCATACATTTTAATATACAAACCACACGGCTGGGTCAACAACCACACAGTTGTTTACGCAACCCACATGGTTGGAATATAAAACATAATAATAAGCAGCTTATATGGTTGGAAACAAATAAAATACAGCGGAAGCCATAAGGAAAATCCATAAACAAAAAATGACAAACTGCTAGCCAGCTAGACTTTATATAAAAACAATCAGAAATGACAAAAGTAGCTACAAGGTTAAACATCAAGTCCAtgccaaaattattacaatgccaAGTACATAAAAATCCAAAGAAATGCAAGACAACAAAGATCGTCCTTAGATGTGATGTGGGATTGACAAAcatgatactccaagcgactttGCAATATTTACATGTTGCCTAAAAAACATAAAACATACAAAAGGATGATGAGTCCGGGTGACTCAGCGGATAAtggacaagatagtgcatgattaatataaaatatggagatcaaagtatacagtttcagtagggaaataagaatATGATCATAAATGATATAATCAAtgcacataatcataactgacataatgaatGTACATACCTAATCTGGATCTAACACGCACGATAtagtgatcagtaaactcactaggAATCAGCAACATATCTGCTCGTAACACCTGAGTAACATAACTGACAACATATAtatgtatgaagcatgacaaccatatgcaacaatcatatttcAAGTAAATGTGGATATATCTCTGAAAGTGATTGAATGGGCAGGACTGTGACGACTGCTCGTATCTCCAGTTACCACTACATATGAATGACCATGATGGGCAAGATGCAAAGTAGCTATTTAACTACATAACAACGATGAGACCTGTACAACTTCAACTATTATTACTCAGAATGCCGGAGCAGGCACAACATGACAAGCTCCACTCCAAGCTGCCACTCTCCCTCAATGGTCGAATGGGCAGCTAAAAATGACTGACAACTCTCTCAACTACAAGAGAGACTTTGGTTGTCAGCATGTAGTGCAATGATTGACATaatgtaaataatcatgataccaaTGTAATAATCATCAGTGCAACAACCTAATTAACATAGGTATATCCAGTACATGATCTGTCTATCACCTAAGTGTATAGGTAGAATAGATCTCACATGTGTCTACTAAACGACACATAGAGTAAGTAGCAACACCAATATTACATACCAGACACGTATGCACACTACAATATAAGTATAATCATCATAATATCTTCAATAATCATACTAGTCATGTGTGCTCACCCaaataggtataatcgacatgaATCCTCTACTAGTACATACCAGACACGTGTGCACATACAACATATATATAATCAACATGTTTCCGCTGGTAGTACACACTAGACACGTATGCACACACAACATGCAAATGGATAGTCAACAAGGTAACTCCTATAATACATATCAATCATGTGTACACTGAAcatcatatgcataatcaacatgtttACTCAGTCAACATGATATCCCCTAtagtacatactctacatgtgtatacaGAACAGAATATAGATATCCAAAGTCAAGACTATATATgaaataactagatcatctctaaggtcaagtagataagtatcaagtaggatagaaataaatagatttaagataaagcaacctaatccatcaatcaagtcatgcactaagttcaatgaaTTAAATAGGCCAAGAAAGAAGTACTCGCCTCAATATAACTCGTGTTTGAGAGAACCCCCACGTCAAGATGCTCGTCGTCGATCAAGGTTCTGCATCACGTGTAATTTATCTAATTACATATGCTACAAATAATTAAATCACATTCCGAAATAAATAGCTAACTCCAACTCATTAATTAATCTTGGTTAATTTCCCTTATCGATCATTTTAGATGTATCCCTATCTAATTTAATCCCTCCAAGTTATTAGGTTTGATTAGATAATTAACCATAAACGTTTTGCAACTACATTTGATTTAAGTATCCATAACATTCCACAACTACAACGGATTAATTAACTCTAATCATTCCACAATCTAAATATATAACTTAATTACATATCAATTAATCCTCAACTAACACAATCATCCTTTGGATTAATCAATGTCCAACCTAACAACTCATAACCACTAGTTAAATCCATAACCAAGTAGATTAAACATTTCTAACCATTTCACCATCCAATTAGGATTTAGTTCAAGCATAATCAATTCAAAACTCACCTAATTCCAGTGTGCTCTACTGTTGACTTTCAGCTAGAACAATTGCTACCTGAAAGCTATGGCCGGAGTTAGGTGAAACCGCTAGCCTTCAAATCAAACACCCCAATTCATGATCAATACATCCATATCTGAGAATTTAACTTTAGTTCTTGTTCCACAACCTTTAAACTAACAACTTATCCCCAAGTTAATTCTTGCCTTCTGGCATAATCGTCGGAGCAATGCTATTTGATTGGTACAGGTGAATTTGTTGCCCTCTACGTCAAAATTGTAGGATCGAAGTGCATgtgagaggaggaggaggagagaggaggggagggggaggggggggggggagtgaatcatgtgtttttttaaaactttattttttcgattttacaaaaatgagtacgcagtggaaaaaaGTTAGAAACAGAACAGTAGCACGAAGTTGGAGCGGTCGAAACGTCAAACGGTTGCGTAAAAGCTTGTAGAAGTGTTGTGTTCAGAGCACTGGCAGAGACTCTCTTTTATtgagcattggaggcgccttcaatctcattggaggcaccttcaatcctTAAAATTTTCTCTTGACAAAGTCGCTTCTTATTGTTAGGATCttgggatggctagagagggggggtgtgaatagcctccactaaaaactcaatcaattcctcataaaagcttgttagcacagcggaaataaacaaaaataaaactgatgcaaggaaagaaacacaacccacagcttacaaagtatgtacgaggttcggggataacttgcccctactcctcggcgtgtccgtaaggtggacgatcccttgatcgttcggtagatcacaccccggacaaattccggctaaatgtttctccttctcggtggagtaacctctccacaaagatcacaaaatagatttgaaagtgaagcacaattacttacagagttcagtggttaaaggattgaacagatgaacttacagccacgaagcaaaaatgcaaagacagaaggaatcatccaagagctcaacaacacacacagcctcttgatcgacagagagtttttccaaaaccttagcaaacctctcttcttccttcttcttattctgctttctcactgtcccgaatcactatcacctgtgtcgaatcgctgcaaccaactcaggtgTCGTCAATCACTCttgcttctcatctggttctctgaactcacaccaataccatccatggtcttcactggtgtctctgagctcgaaccaatgagcaagagtccaactgatcgcggccagtgaacgttgaagcccgaattgcattacttgcagtgaaatacagcataaagggcacttgttcttattcttctgatggggcttcatttgaaattaaccaatggcacgatacctgcaacctgtaacttaaaaatctaacagcagatgatttgatcaggtgaatcagaagtgaatcagaaaaatcagagaagcagcagaaacaaacgacaagttgtggatcggtcaacagaccgatccatagctctctggaccgatcaggactcatcctgatcggtccgggaagtGTCTGataggtctgtggaccgatcagcctgtgcgtggatcggtccacagaccgatcccccaaCGGTTCTGTGGCTTCGTTGCTTatctctgatcggtcaccggaccgatcagatagcccacagaaATACTTTgtgtgttaactgatcggtccacagaccgatcagataacccacagaaagcttctgtgaggtttctgatcggtccacagaccgatcagatacctaaggtatcactggatcggtcaacagaccgatccaaagtccctgagttagttttagagcctcccagccctaaaccctaacgtcttcatggtccagagaacgagctaccaagccctctctgacctagtccggagaacgagctgccgagccctctccgacttcgtccggtccagagaacgagctaccgagccctctctgacctagtccggagaacgagctgccgagccctctccgacttcgtccggtccagagaacgagctaccgagccctctctgacctagtccggagaacgagctgccgagccctctccgacttcgtccggtccagagaacgagctaccgagccctctctgacctagtccggagaacgagctgccgagccctctccgactttgcgtgccaagtatccgtacttggacttttcctctcctcatgatcaaccttgatcatcaattagtctgagtttaattaatatctgatacaaacttaaatcagtgtcaacatcaaaacaacagccaggtcagactgtatcaacaatctctccctttttgttgtttgacaacacgatttaagtttagatcagaaatgttcatatttccatatttccctaattttaggggaatcaagatcctccccctaagacagatataacaccatgtaaggataggggaatcaaggtcctccccctaaagccaaactttcatttatctctaaacttagttattctctccccctttgtcaaacaccgaaaaggtgcgaattaggtaagagaacggtaaggactcccccttaacccatactgtctttttcttaattcacctagaacaCCCTCTAAATGTATTATAAGACAATGATAAAAAAATAAGAGGcatacaagacatgacatatgaGCAGCatattaaaaactaataaaaagtgaaacataaagaagaaCAAGACAATGAACAACATAACTAGATGAAATCAGTAAATATCCAGGACAGACATACATATCCAAcaaccaacatccaaaacatagacagtcaTCATAGTAtcaatgtgtatcaatcagcctcctcatcatgaggagcatcagcaacaTCAGCTGAAGGAAAGGATCCCTGAGGTGGCaagccgctgctcgaggatggatagcccgggaaatcctgcggaggtgggtatctggccatccaatccataatcacctgatgtgtcgccagttgctgactgcgtaaatcatcgtagcgctggtcaatctggacgcgcagcccgtgaagctcagcaaccagcagctcatcgtgtcgatcaaagcgactctccagctcggcgatctgccagcacAGATCAGGATcgacctctccatcgtcagcagcaggaggagcagcaacaaaagcagctgcaacctgtcgtggaggtccccgtggtaactcacctagagccctcccatccttccaccaaacatccccattttgtcctatgattccagacttggaaaatgctcgcttcccaagtctgcaatcctatctgaccatcttgactattctacctttagagacatcaatctgaagagtctcgagccaatctgtaattatatgcccataaggcatataaacagtgtagccgctcggctcactataggagatgatcgaagagtagatgctagatataatgtcaaagtcgagacgccgacgcaatccatagagcatcaggcaatgatatggtcggatctcagacaatggtttagatgtgataggcagaaggcagtttgtgacaattttaaaaagaatgtagtcttgaggagataatctcaaggctgcaaaagtaggaaagtcaacatctagctcatcaaggccacctggtctaggatgtctgaagaagtactcataaatatcatcagatgagatatcaaagggtggaggtaaaggatctggtagatcaggaaatatcgaaaagacattaccggaacacctccgacaactgagatagtcaaagaaggatgagaaaccgaaatcaagagtccgcttagcaactcttgttttataacctgcatcattagtctgatgaaggttgttataaaactcagagaccaggtcatagttgatatcccgttctaagtagacaagtgagtcaagtttgtagtaggtaATGATTacagacacagttggacaaaattcgtccatgaatctacgatctacagacctacaagggagtaatttaaaggtcctttgtctaaaggcttcctcaaaattgtggttcgggaatctcccggaaatagatggttgaggtcgggaaggagcctttgacttcgacttctcaggtgacttagaggtcccctcacccactggtttctttctaagagTTAACAATGGGATACAATGGGAAGTAAATGAGCACAGGAGCCACCCGAAACAAAAACCACagttatggtgagaaatgaaatcgaaatgccaagttctagagaagtaaggagttaccttggtgccattgagctgttggctagagcttcggctagggttccggcgtgcaaagagaagagaagggaagagaaggtgtagggaagagtcggctagggttccgcgtgaaagaggaaaagaagggatcgggaagttttaagggtttattgatgggtgtacagttgatgaaatgatcggacggctgtccgatcaggaggtatcaggagcctcctgatcggtccatggaccgatccaggaacatcctgatcggtctgtagaccgatcaggagacgatcagtactcgctgatcggtccctggatcgatcagagaacttcctgatcggtcggtagaccgatcagagaatgatCAGTGGCCTTGCGTACCGGATTGAtcggatcggtctccggaccgatcagagaactccctgatcggtctgtagaccgatcagaaagtgatcagtagcgtgccaggctgacctgatcggtccgtagaccgatcagtgtctgatacttagatttctccaataatttcagtaactgaaattagtaatttcagtaactgaaattcatagagatgttcgatagttcatggaagtttctctaggaaaacttccaagttcagaacctagaacctggaggatctacaagcataacgattacctaaaaattatgatctgaacttgtttatagccctaaagttgcagacatttagaaaacaaacaacttaaggcctgaaaactgaaatttttgacctttgttatgttcagtttcaagtttgtcaaaatataaccaacttgctatcattctttcaaggacttgtcctagtatcaatcaaaatcatgaaaagcatcgttcaagtgtatcaaacaatccatcaaccaaagtttcataatttctaggtaaaggtccaacaaagtttccttggttggaatatatgagtaagatctaggaaccaaatacacatgaattatgtaatggtcttccccatactcaatttttgtctcttcaacctaattattcaagggatgcatgatacattttgaataattcggctgatcctagcatctcaccccatttctagcaaacaaaaatcatttgttaaaccttatagtttgtgtgagatgttcccaagttgcccaaattaatttccctatttttcttgttgttttaattgtccttattgatcatgatgaagtcctgatggcctattgagccaaacacattcccaattctctcctcaaatgactaaattcattttccggaagaggtttggtgaaaatatcggttaggtttgactttgactcaacataggtgagtgcaacgtctcccctagctacgtgatctctaatgaagtggtgacgcacttcaatatgtttggtccttgaatgatggactgggttttttgttaggtttattgtgctgatgttgtcacacaacacttgcactcccttatacgaaagtccataatcttctagagtgtggatcatccacaacaattgtgatacactctctcccatggcaatgtattcagcctcggtcgtggagagagcaacacaatgttgcttccgacttgaccaactaactaatgatgaacctaaaaattggcaacccccactagtgcttttccgatccaatttgcacccagcataatcagagtcggtatagcctatcaagtcaaaagactccgtacgagggtaccatagacctactctaattgtgcccttaaggtatctcaatattctcttaactgcaattaaatgagattccttggcacagacttgatatctagcgcacatgcccacagcaaaaagtatgtccggtctactagctgtgagatatagaagactaccaatcatgcttctatattgcgttagatcaactggttttccactctcatcatttttaaggcgagtgtttgtcgccattggagtggatacttccttagagtcactcatcttgactttcttgagcatctcttgagtttattttgtttgatgggcataaatgtcatctcgagtttatttgatttcaagtccaaggaagaatgtcaattctcccaccagactcatttcaaacccactttccatgtgagtgataaattcattcaaataacccttgttatttgacccacaaattatgtcatcgacatacacctaggctacaaatatgttttcaccatctctacgcagaaatagtgttgggtctatttgacctctcacaaaactcttttctaataggtaagttgacaacctttcgtaccaagctcgaggtgcttatttaagcccataaagagctttcttgagcttgtacacgtggtttggagcttcggtattcacaaaccccggtggttgttcaacatagacctcttctttaatgaaaccatttaagaaggctgatttgacgtccatttgatagagcttgaagcctctatgtgcagcaaaagctagcattaagcggatggattctaatcgagccacgggagcataagtctcatcataatcgaggccttcgacttgactgtagcccttggctacaagtcttgccttatttcttactacttctcccttttggtttaacttatttttgaagacccatttggttccaataatggtggtcttcttaggtctaggaactaagtcccacacttggctcctttcaaattgacctaactcatcttgcatagctatgatccaatcaggatcgtgcaatgcctcatcaactaattttggttcgatttctgagatcaaggcgacctcattagactcatttctaaagaatgacctagtcctaaccccttattgaatgtctcccacaatctggtcttggggatgactagaggctatcctaaaTTGCCTTgatgttggcggtgcctcatgaatggtctcactagacacagacaagggctcagtatcaggtaaaggatcagactgagtcctctcttgcctttgctcatcgtcatcggagtcaacttcgactctttctatgttttgatcatttaaacttagatttctaagttcaaattgaatttctcctacatcccttgattgatcatttgatttagggatttcttcaaatgctacatcagaggactcttcaatcaatttagtcctattgttgtagactcgataggctttgctggttagagagtacccgactagtatcccttcgtcagcccgtgaactttccaagatgatccttggtgttcaagataaacaccttacaaccaaacaccctaagatgtttaattgtagggggtttcccaaaccaaagt
This genomic stretch from Zingiber officinale cultivar Zhangliang chromosome 7A, Zo_v1.1, whole genome shotgun sequence harbors:
- the LOC122001546 gene encoding pentatricopeptide repeat-containing protein At4g39530-like, with product MAIKASLQNFNSISRNPFLKAQTLANLLQLFNCNHSHHHHLQPIHAQFIVSGFNSDLFLSNLLLNGYSKSGHLRYARRLFDRMPATNLISWSSMISMYAQHDQAGEAISLFRFFCRSSFQCPNEFILASVLRACVQLRMLNFACQVHNLIAKTGFSVDIYVGTSLINAYAKAGSMDEAMLIFKELPVRNSVTWTAVITGYSQIGRSWVSLELFDEMRKYRIQPDRFVLSSVISACSDVDFLKGGRQIHGYLYRSGAEMDISINNVLIDLYCKCCRIQIARRQFDSMNDRNLVSWTTMIAGYMQNSLDSSAINLFSEMTQLGWKADGFACTSVLNSSGSLVALHQGKQVHGYVIKANLDCDEYVKNGLLDMYAKCNSLDYARNVFDCMTEYNVISYNAMIEGYARHEKLVEAVTLFNRMRSRSVNPSLLTFVSLLGVSASLLAVDLSKQIHGLMIKDGTALDLFAGSALVDVYSKCSFVDDARAVFEKMEDRDLVVWNAMIYGYTQNGQGEEALKLFHQLQVSGLIPTEYTFVALIIVASNLASLFHGLQYHTMIIKTGVDFDPHVLNALIDMYAKCGCINEAWTLFASTPGRDVVCWNSMISRYAQHGHANDALKLFQMMIQEEIKPNYVTFVGVLSACVHAGLVEEGLRHFHSMEDIYGIVPGNEHYASVVSLLGKAGKVHEAREFIKKMPIEPAAVIWRSLLSACQVFGDVELAKYAAEMAISANPKHSGPYVLLSNIFASKGMWTDVEEVRKEMEHCLTTKEPGYSWIEVMKEIHVFIARGREHKQADLIYSILDGLTKLINDVGYASDITLLSTYD